A window of Candidatus Thermoplasmatota archaeon contains these coding sequences:
- the hxlB gene encoding 6-phospho-3-hexuloisomerase: MNNEMRFEKSVAYINKKIVDILKNVDEKEVEDVIKLFMDARRIFVYGTGRSGLVGKAFAIRLVHLGFQTFVIGETITAPVQKNDLVILISGSGETIPVTMTAEIARRLGAKIISVTANPDSHIARFADVLISLSAGKRDSDLVPLGTLFEASSWIFLDGLVSELMARKGEDEKKMRERHATLE; encoded by the coding sequence CAAAAAGATAGTGGATATTCTCAAAAATGTGGATGAAAAAGAAGTGGAAGATGTGATAAAACTTTTCATGGATGCAAGGAGAATATTTGTCTACGGTACGGGGAGGAGCGGGCTGGTAGGGAAAGCGTTTGCCATACGGCTTGTCCATCTCGGTTTTCAGACATTCGTGATAGGAGAAACAATAACCGCCCCGGTTCAAAAAAATGATCTTGTAATACTTATATCCGGCTCGGGAGAGACAATACCTGTAACCATGACCGCAGAAATCGCAAGGAGATTGGGAGCGAAAATAATATCAGTTACGGCAAATCCTGATTCTCACATAGCCAGATTTGCTGATGTTTTGATATCTCTATCGGCTGGAAAGAGAGATTCCGACCTTGTCCCTCTCGGTACATTATTTGAGGCGAGTTCCTGGATATTTCTGGATGGGCTTGTTTCTGAGTTAATGGCAAGGAAGGGAGAGGATGAGAAAAAAATGAGAGAAAGACATGCAACACTGGAATAA